In Planococcus shixiaomingii, the DNA window CACAAATCGGCAACCGGTATGGTAACGCAAATCTTGGGTCATAAAAACGACCCAGGCGTGGATATCTTATCGATCATTCACAAATACGGCATTGAAACCGAGTTTCCGGAAGACGTGATTGAACAAGCGAACAATGTACCGGACTCGATTGACCCGGCTGATTTAAGAGACCGCCGCGATCTTCGCGACCAGCAGATCGTCACGATTGACGGAGCTGACGCAAAAGACTTGGATGATGCGGTACAAGTCGTGAAATTGGAAGATGGTACGTATAAACTGGGCGTTCATATCGCAGACGTTAGCCATTACGTGACGGAAGATTCGCCGATTGACCGCGAAGCGTATGACCGCGCAACGAGCATTTACTTGACGGACCGCGTTATTCCGATGATTCCTCACCGTTTATCAAATGGGATTTGCTCATTGAATCCGCAAGTGGACCGCTTGACTCTTTCTTGTGAAATGATTTTCAGTGATCAAGGGGAATTGTTGTCGCACGATATCTTCCAAAGTGTTATCAATACGTCAGCGCGTATGACGTATACCGATGTTTACGAAATTTTGGAGCAGGACAACCAGGAACTAAAAGAGAAATACGCAGAACTTGTTCCTATGTTCGAACTAATGGGAGAATTGGCTGCTATATTACGCGAGAAGCGAATGAATAGAGGCGCGATTGATTTCGATTTCAAAGAATCGAAAGTATTGGTTGATGAAGAAGGTTATCCAATTGACGTTGTTGTTCGTGAACGCACAGTTGCTGAAAAACTGATTGAAGAGTTTATGTTGGCTGCCAACGAAACAGTAGCGGAACATTTCCACCGCATGGAAGTGCCTGCACTTTACCGCATTCACGAAGATCCGAAACCGGAAAAACTGCAGCGGTTCTTCGAATTCGTTACCAACTTTGGTATCGTCGTAAAAGGAACAAGCAATCAAGTGCATCCAGCTGCATTGCAGAAAATCATCCGTTCGATCGAAGGATTGCCTGAAGAGCCGGTTATCTCAACGATGATGCTTCGCTCGATGCAACAAGCGAAATACTCAGCGGAAAGCCTGGGGCATTTCGGTTTATCTACTGAATTCTATACGCATTTTACATCACCGATCCGTCGTTATCCGGATTTGGTCGTTCACCGTTTGATTCGCGCTTATATCATCAATAAAGATCTGTCTAAAGCGACGATCATGCATTGGGAAGCAAACATGGATGACATTGCTGAACATACATCAGAACGCGAACGCCGTGCAGTTGAAGCGGAACGCGATACCGATGCATTGAAGAAAGCTCAATATATGCAGGATAAAATTGGTGAAGAGTTTGATGGCGTCATTTCGTCTGTTACGAACTTCGGATTGTTTATCGAATTGCCGAATACAATCGAAGGTTTGGTCCACGTATCGAATATGACGGATGATTTCTACCGCTTCGATGACCGCTCGATGATGATGATCGGGGAACGCACGAACAAGCAATTCCGCATTGGTGATGA includes these proteins:
- the rnr gene encoding ribonuclease R: MATNEMTLDQRLLTFMREDAYKPLTVQEIEEQFGFDDADEFKELVKTLVKLEEKGLLVRSRSNRYGVPERMNLMRGRFIGHAKGFGFVAPEEAGLDDVFIPPNEVNGAVNGDTVMIRVSESSSGDRREGAIIRILERGTTKVVGSFQDNKGFGFVVSDDKKMNIDIFIAKENTLGAVDGHKVVVEITEWPNGHKSATGMVTQILGHKNDPGVDILSIIHKYGIETEFPEDVIEQANNVPDSIDPADLRDRRDLRDQQIVTIDGADAKDLDDAVQVVKLEDGTYKLGVHIADVSHYVTEDSPIDREAYDRATSIYLTDRVIPMIPHRLSNGICSLNPQVDRLTLSCEMIFSDQGELLSHDIFQSVINTSARMTYTDVYEILEQDNQELKEKYAELVPMFELMGELAAILREKRMNRGAIDFDFKESKVLVDEEGYPIDVVVRERTVAEKLIEEFMLAANETVAEHFHRMEVPALYRIHEDPKPEKLQRFFEFVTNFGIVVKGTSNQVHPAALQKIIRSIEGLPEEPVISTMMLRSMQQAKYSAESLGHFGLSTEFYTHFTSPIRRYPDLVVHRLIRAYIINKDLSKATIMHWEANMDDIAEHTSERERRAVEAERDTDALKKAQYMQDKIGEEFDGVISSVTNFGLFIELPNTIEGLVHVSNMTDDFYRFDDRSMMMIGERTNKQFRIGDEIKIKVIGVKPEESSIDFEISGMIQSPRRPRRDAPKVIRATKKEGTGTKRQGEAGPTSKPKNKKKKFYEGAAKKSGARRKRK